CCGTGCCAAACGCGCCGAGGTCCTCACCATCGCCTACCTCGCCAACCCCCAACGATTCCGGCACCCACCAACACCACCGAAACTCCCCGAATCCACCTGGATCAACGAACCCCCGAAGGACAACACCGACACAGAACACGCAGCCTGACTTGTCTCATCCGGTTTGACCGGTTCCGGTTGATCATCGATGATGTAATGGCCGGGGCCGATGTGGTGCGGGCCAAGACGCCGAGCGGTGTCGCCGGGTGCCCAGGTTGCGGGGCGGAGTCGAGCAGTGTCCACGGGTATCACCTGCGGACGGTGACCGATCTGCCGCTGGACGGTCAATCGATGGTCGTGCACATGCTGATTCGGCGGCTGGTGTGTGCAACAAATTGTGCCGCAGAACGTTGCGCGAACAGGTGCCTGCCGTCATCGAACGCTATCAGCCACGCACTACACGCATAACCACCCAGCTGCGTGCGGTTGTGCGTGAGCTGGCCTGGTAAGCGAGCACTCATCTGTTATCGGCACTGTCGATGCGCGTGTCGAGACGTACCGCCATCCAGGTTCGGCTGCGTATTCCGTTGCTCCAGCGACGCGTACCGAACGTGGTCAGCGTGGACGATTTCGCACTGCGTCGCCGCCACCGATACGGCACCGTCGTGATCGATGCCCGTGACCCGCGAGCGGATCGATGTGTTGGCTGACCGCAGATCGGAGCCTGTTCAGGCATGGCTGCGCGAGCATCCGGGTGTCGAGGTTTGTCGTGCGCGACGGCTCCACCGCATATGCCGATGCCATCCGACGTGGTCCGCCCGGTGCGACGCAGGTGTCGGATCGGTGGCATTTGTGGCATGGATTGGTGAGGGTGGTGGTCGCCCACAGTGCCTGCTGGTCGACCGCGGCACCGAAGTATCAGCAGCTCAAAGGATGGCTGACCACCCAGCAGCGCTGGCACGCCGTCCACGAT
The DNA window shown above is from Nocardia sp. NBC_01730 and carries:
- a CDS encoding transposase family protein; translated protein: MAGADVVRAKTPSGVAGCPGCGAESSSVHGYHLRTVTDLPLDGQSMVVHMLIRRLVCATNCAAERCANRCLPSSNAISHALHA